GACCGTGGCGGGCGCGGCCACCTACGCGGTGCAGCGGGCGAACAGCGACCCCGCACCGGCACCCGTGCGCACCACCGCTCAGGTGACGCTGGTCACCACGCAGCACTGCCAGTGGTACAGCCGCCCCGGGGCCGTGCCCGCCGGCCGTCGTGTCCCCCTGCCCGCCCAGGTCACGATGCCGCCCGGCGCGGCTGTGTACGAGCTGCGGGACCCGTACTTCACACGCTTCATCGCCCCGGCCGGCCAGAAGTGCACCGCCGACGGGGGGAGCGGCGTCGGCAGCGCGTGGGTGGGACCGTCCAACGCCGTGAGGAGCGTGCAGTTGTTGCTCTACTCGCGGGGCTACGCCTGCGCGTTCCCCGGCACGCCCCAGGCCAGGGACGAACGCGACCGTTGCCGCACCACCCCTGCGGACGGCGCCCCCGAGAAGGAGAACGTGCGGACGGGCGCCCAGGGCTACCTCGCCCACCTCACGGCCAAGGAGAACACCGGAACGGAAGGTCGGAGGCGCTCCGTCACCTTGTCCATGCTCACCCCCGAGACGAGTTCGCCCGATCAGAGGCCGTTCGGCCCGGAGATCAGTTGCTTCGCCCCGAAGGCGGAGGCGGCGCTCTGCGTGGCGGCGCTGACCTACCACTACGTCGAGCGCATGGCGCGCAGCGGCGTCCGCAAGGCGGCCCTCGACCGGGCCGCGAAGCAGATCGCCGACTACGTCGCCGTCAACCTGTGAACGGTCACGGAAGCAGGGCCAAATGCTCGTCGCGGACCAGGTCGAAGCGGAGGGCGACCGAGATCAGCGCGCCGCGCTGCCAGTCGGCCTTGCCCTGCGAGGCGTCGTGCGAGGGCTGCTTGACGCGGAGCTTCTCGCGGGCCAGATAGTCGATGTGAAAGTTGACGGCGCTGCGGGTCAGCCCGAGGCCGTCCAGTCGGGACAGGATCTGCGGGACGCTCGGGATCACCGCCGAGGACGGGTCGCGCAGCCGGGGCTCGCACAACGCCACCAGCACCAGGAAGTACTTGGCCGTCGGGTCCAGCGAGTGCGCCAGCCTGGTCGGCTCGCCGGTGACGCCCAGCGCCGACACCGCGAAGGTGTGCTCGGGCGCCATCACCGTGAACGCCTTCGTCCAGCCGCCCTCCACCGGCAGCAGCACCTGCGCGATCTCGAAGGGGACCGGGGTGCCCACCCGACCCGGCGGCACCTTCACGAACTCGCCGCCGCCCTCGGGGTTCTCCACCACGTACGTCGCCGTCCGGCTGCGGTTGGACAGCCGCCAGTAGTCCTCCACCGCGTGCACGCTGCCCGCCATCCGGGACACGGCGGGGTCGTCCACCCGCAGGTCGACGGGCTGCTCGGGAGCGCCCCGACCGAAGGTGATCTCCTCGCCCGGCGCCAGTCGCAGGATGGTCGAGGCATCCCGCCCGGAGTGCACGATTATCGTCCGCATCGTCGCCCACGCTAGCGGAGCCGTTCCCGGGAGGGACGGAGGCGGCGGCGGGCGCATCGAGGTTCGCAGGTAGTCTCGTGTCCGCCATGAGTGAGAAGACGATCGTTCATCTGTTGCGGCACGGCGAAGTGCACAATCCCGAGGGCATCTTGTACGGACGCCTCCCGGGCTACCGGCTCAGCGAGGACGGCGTCCTCATGGCGCAGTCGGTGGCCAAGTGGCTCACCGACCGTGACGTGACCGCGTTGTTCTCCTCACCGCTGGAGCGGGCCCTGGAGACGGCCGCGCCGATCGCCGAGACGTTCGACCTGCCGGTGACGGTGGAAGATCGGCTGATCGAGGCCGGCAACCGCTTCGAGGGCCTGACGTTCGGGGTGGGGCAGGGCTCCCTGCGCCGTCCCGCGCACTGGCCCTTCCTGGTCAACCCGGTACGGCCGTCCTGGGGCGAGCCTTATACGAAGATCGCGTCCCGGATGAAGGGCGCCGTGATCGCGGCCCGGGAGGCGGCGCGCGGGCACGAGGCCGTGTGCGTCAGCCACCAACTGCCGATCTGGACGCTGCGGCGGTTCGCCGAGCGCCGCCGGATGTGGCATCACCCGCGTCGCCGGCAGTGCGAGCTGGCCAGCGTCACGAGCCTGACCTTCGAGGACGGCCGGCTGGTCGAGGTGGCGTACCACGAGCCCGCCGCCGGCCTGGTCCGCCGCCCCACCGTCCCGGGTGCCTGACCCCGGCACTACAGTGATGTACTACATCGCGTAGTAGGAGTTCCGATGCCCCGAGTCACCGTCGCCGTCGTGGGTGCCGCAGTCGCCTGCGCGCTGCTGGCTGGTTGCGCGGGCGACTCGCGGGCGAACGGAGGCGAGAACCGCTTCATCGCCGGCGACGGCACCGCCCGGTTCACCGAGGCCGCCGAGCGCAAGGCCCCCTTGTCGGTCGAGGGCACCACCCTGGACGACAAGCCCCTCAAGCTGGCCGACCTACGGGGCAAGGTCGTGGTGGTCAACTTCTGGGCCTCCTGGTGCGCCCCCTGCCGAGGCGAGGCGCCCACCCTGCAGAAGCTGTCCACCGAGCACCGGCCCCAGGGCGTGGAGTTCGTCGGCATCGACGTCAAGGACTCCAAGGACCAGGCCAAGGCCATGGAGCGCACCTTCGAGATCACCTACCCGAGCCTGTTCGACGGCGACGCCCGGCTGACCCTGGCGTTCCGCGAGATCCCGCCGAACGCGATCCCGAGCACGCTGATCCTCGACCGCGCCGGCCGCGTCGCCGTCCGCATCATCGGCCCGGTCACGTACTCCAAGCTCAACCCGCTGATCAACAAGATCGCCGCAGAGAAGTGATCCTCGCCGGGGGTGTCCAGGAGACGGTCATGACCGGGTCGCTGCTGGTGGCGGTGCCGCTGGCGGTGTTGGCCGGGCTGGTCTCGTTCCTGTCCCCCTGCGTGCTCCCGCTGGTGCCCGGCTACCTGTCGTACGTCACCGGGATGTCCGGGGTCGACCTGGAACGGGAGAGCCGGGGGCGGCTGGTCGCCGGGGCGGTGCTGTTCATCGCCGGGTTCACGGTGGTGTTCGTCAGCGCCGGGCTCGCGTTCGGGGGGCTCGGTCGGTGGCTGCTGGAGTACGCCGACCCGATCACCAAGGTGCTCGGCGTGGTGACGATCGTGTTCGGGCTCGCGTTCATGGGCTTCGTTCCGGGGCTCCAGCGCACCATGAAGGCCACCCGGCTCCCCGCGGCCGGGCTCGCCGGGGCGCCCGTGCTCGGCGTGCTGTTCGGGCTCGGCTGGACGCCCTGCATCGGGCCCACGCTGGCCGCCGTGCAGGCGCTGTCGTTCACCGAGGCCAGCGCGGGTCGGGGCGCGCTGCTGTCGCTGGCGTACTGTGTCGGGCTGGGCCTGCCGTTCGTGGCGACCGCCCTGGGCTACCGGCGGGCGCTGGGCGCGTTCGGCGCGGTCAAGAGCCGGTACCGACTGGTCATGCGGGTCGGCGGCGGGATGCTCGTCACCATCGGACTGCTGCTCGTGACCGGGTGGTGGGGCGATCTGACCCTGGAGATGAAGTCGTGGATCGGCGGCTTCGAGACGGTGATCTGAGATGACGGAGACACAGGAGCCCACCGCCGTGCGGCGGGTCTCCCAGGGCCGCGAGCCGAGGCCCAAGGGCCTGGGGCCGGTCGGATGGCTGCGCTGGGGCTGGCGTCAGCTCACCTCCATGCGCACCGCGCTGATCCTGCTGTTCCTGGTGGCGCTGGGCTCGGTGCCGGGCTCGATCCTGCCGCAGCGGGGCCAGGCCCCCGAGAAGGTCGTCGAGTACCTCGACGAGCACCGGACGACGGGTCCCTGGCTCGACCGGCTCTCGCTGTTCGACGTGTTCGCCGCGCCGTGGTTCGCGGCCATCTACATCCTGCTGTTCGTGTCGCTGGCCGGCTGCGTCATCCCCCGGTCGCGGCACCACTGGCGGGCGATGCGCGCCCGACCCCCCGCCGCGCCGCGCGTGCTGTCCCGGCTCCCGCAGTCGACCTCGTACGAGACCGAACGCGACGCCGACGAGGTGCTCGCCGAGGCGCGCAGGCTGCTGCGCGGACGCCGCTTCCGGGTCGCGGACGGGAAGGGCTCGGTCGCCGCCGAGAAGGGCTATCTCGGCGAGATCGGCAACCTGCTCTTCCACCTGGCGCTGCTGGTGCTGCTGTTCGCGGTGGGGGCGGGCGCGCTGTTCGGCTATCGCGGCAACATCGTGCTGACCGAGGGCGGCGCCTTCGCCAACTCGCTGGCGTACTACGACCAGTTCACGCCGGGACGGCAGTTCGACCCCGACCGGATGGCCCCGTTCTCGATGCGGCTGGACCACTTCAAGGTCACCTTCGTGGAGGAGGGGGAGCGGCGCGGGAGGCCGCTGGACTTCTCCGCCCGGGTCTACTACCGGGAACGGCCCGAGGCGCCGGAGAAGTTCTACAACCTGCGCGTCAACCATCCGCTGGCGGTCGGCGGCGCCAAGATCTACCTGCTCAACCACGGCTACGCCCCGCAGTTCACGGTGCGCGACGGCAACGGCGACATCGCCTACCGGGGCGCCATGCCGTTCCTGCCGCTCGAACAGCGCAACCTGACCAGCGAGGGCGTCATCAAGGTCCCCGACGCCCGGCCCCAGCAGTTGGCGTTCCAGGCGGTGTTCTGGCCCACGGCCGTGGCCGACACCCGCAACAAGCAGGTGCTGTCGGCCTTCCCCGCCCTGTTGAACCCCACGGTGTCGCTGATGACGTTCCGGGGCGACCTGGGACTGGACTCCGGCATCCCGCAGTCGGTGTACCGCATCGAGGGCATCGGCAAGACGCTCCAGCCCGTCAGGGGCGGCTCGAAGCTGCTGCGTCAGGGCGAGACGTTCGCGATCCCGGGCGGCGGCTCGATCACCTTCGACGGCGCCAAGGAGTGGATCAGCCTCTCCGTCAACCGCGACCCCGGACGGCTGCCCGCGCTGGCCGCGGCCATCGTCGCCATCGTCGGCCTCATCGGCTCCTTCCTGGTGCGACGCCGTCGGGTGTGGGTGCGTGCGACCCCTGGAGAGGGCGGGCGTACGGTGGTGGAGGTCGGCGGGCTGACCCTGGGCAACCCGACCCCCGAGTTCGACGACGTCGTGGCGGCGCTGCGCCGAGACGACCCACAGGTCCGGACCGGCTCTGACGACAAGACCGAGGAGTGACGAGCGTGCCCGACAGCGACCTCGCGAATCTGAGTGACCAGCTCGCGCTGGGCGCCGTGCTGCTGTACGTCGTGGCGATGGTCGGCTACGCGCTCGACCTGGGCTTCGGCCGTCGCCGCGCCACCGCCGAGACGGCCGAGGCCGAGCGGGAGGCCCCCGCCAAGGTCCTGGTCGGTGCGGCGGCCGGGGCGACCGACGCTCCTCGGACCGCGGGTGCGCCGCCCGAGGACACCCCCGAGGCCCCCGAGCGCCCCGAGCCTCGTGCGGAACGGGACTGGGGTCGGTTCGCCATCCTGATCAGCGTCCTGGGCTGGGGCTCCCACCTGGGCATGATCGTCACCCGCGGCTGGGCGGCCGAACGCTGGCCGTGGGGGAACATGTACGAGTTCCTCGCCGCCATCGCGTTCGCGGCCGTCACCGCCTACCTGGTGGTCCTGGCCCGCTACAAGGCCCGCTTCCTGGGCGCCTTCGTGATGCTGGCCGCCGTGATCGCCCTCGGCGTCGCGACGATCTGGCTGTACACCCCGGTCGGTCCGCTGGACCCGGCGCTGAAGTCCTACTGGATCGCCATCCACGTCTCCGCCGCCATCATGGCGACCGGCGCGTTCACGGTCGCCGGCGTGTCCACGGTCCTGTACGTGGTCCGCGCCCGCCGCGACACCCGTCGGGCCGACGGCGAGCCGACGTCGTCGCTGCTGCCGGCCGCCGACACCCTGGACCGGCTGGCCTACAAGATCACCATGTTCGCGTTCCCCATCTGGACGTTCGCGATCACCGCGGGCGCCATCTGGGCCGACGAGGCGTGGGGCCGCTACTGGGGCTGGGACCCCAAGGAGATCTGGTCCTTCGTCACCTGGGTGATCTACGCCGGCTACCTGCACGCCCGCGCCACCGCGGGCTGGAAGGGCCGCCGCGCCGCCGTGATCGGCCTGGTCGCCTTCGCCGCCCTGCTGTTCAACTTCTTCGGCGTCAACTACCTGTTCTCGGGGATGCACTCCTACGCGGGTTAGCGCAGGAGTGACCCTCAACGGCCCGTCCAGCCACCGGGGGTTTCGCCCGGTCCTTCACGCTCCGAGTTTTGCCCGGTCCTTCACACCCGGGGGTTTTGCCCGGTCCTTCAGGCGGGCGCTCCGGAGCGCCAGCGGAGGGGCGCCCGCCTGAAGATCTCCAAGACCGGGCGCGGGGGGTGTGGGGGGTCGTCCCCCCACATAAAAGCAAGACGGGCGCGGGGGGTTTGGGGGGTCGTCCCCCCACAAATAAGCACGACTACTCGTCGCCGCGGATGCGGCGTTCCAGGCCGCGGAGGAAGTCGGGGTCGTCGTCGGGGCCCCGCGGGGGTGCGGGGCGCGGGCCGGGGGAGGTCGGGGACGGCCCCCCGGGGGTGCCGGACGGTCCCGTCGGGACGCGCGGGCGGCCGACCAGCAGCCACAGCGCCGAGCCGATCATGAAGCCGAGCAGGACGATCAGGAACCAGCCGAACTTCGGCAGGAGCCGTGTGCCGCCCTCGTCCGTGGTGAGCACGTCGAAGAGGCAGAACAGCCAGATGCCGACGGTGATCAGGCCGAGCAGGACATACAGCATGCCTCGAGCCTAACCCGTGGTCCGGCGGCGCACGTGTCGGTCGGGGCGGTGAGCCCCGAGGCGACCCCTTGACCCCTTGTCGACGGGGAGGTGGGTCGCGGCTTACCCTGCCATGGGCGGCATGGTCGCGGTACGGGACCGGAACGTCGCGCACCGGATTCCTGAGAGGCGGGGTGGATGCGCTACAGGGGTATTCGCCGTAGGTCCCGCGAGCGGCCCGAGGATGCCTTCGCGCCGTCCCCGCCGGACCAGCCGCCCCCGGACCAGTCCCCGCCCGACCGGGCCTCGCGCTGGTCGTCCATCCGGCCCCGCAGCAGCCAGCCCCGCGACAAGTGGGGCCGCTTCCGCAACGGCGGTCGGGACGACGACTTCGCCGTCCGCGAGTCCGCCGAGATGTCCGTCGGGCCCGACGGGCCGGACGAGGACGCGGCCCGTGCGCGCCGGTCCCGGGTCCGTCCCGGCGAGCCCGAGGGCGGCGGGCCGAGCTGGGCGGATTTCGAGCTCGGCACCGACCTTCCCAGGGCCGAGCCGAACGCCCCGGAGGCGCCGGGCCTCGGCGACGGCCTGCGGCACTGCGGTCCGCTGGAGGGCATCCTGCACCGGCAGTGGGACGCCGCGACCGGGCCGCCGACACCCGAGGTGGTCCGGGCGGTGGAGAGCCTGGCGGCGCTGCCCGAGCCGCTCAAGGAACGACTCGCGGCCGGCCTCGACGCCATCTACGTCGGCCAGGGCGGGGTGCCGCAGCTCGACCACATGGGGCACCTGTCCGGCCATCCGCTGCCGTCCGGCAAGGCGACCTGGGACATCTGCGCCGGGGCCTACGGCGACCGCAAGATCGTGGTGGGGGACCGGCCGTCGCCGACCCCGGATGTGATGATGCACGAGGTGGGGCACGCGCTCGACGACCTGGACGGCACGGCCGAGCGCTGGCAGTCCGACAGCGCCGACTTCCGCGCCCTGTACGCCCGCTGCCTGCCGTACCTGGCCAGCGAGTTCCACCGGCAGCCCGCCGAGCTGGGACGACGGGAGTTCTTCGCGGACGCGTTCGCCTCGATCTCCGTCCGGCAGCGTCCCGCGCTGGTGGATATGCTCGGCGGGAACATCCGGCTGGCGCTCGATGTGATGCTGTTCTTCAACCGCCGATACGGAATCTAGCCGAGGTGATGGACGGTGTACGTGATCCGGCTTCCCGACGGCACCCTGCGCGTACCCCAGAGCGCGACCACGGACGACGGGCGGATTCTCGGCCAGGGCTATGTGGAGATAGGCCCGGGCGACCCCGACTACGACCGGCTGCTCGGCGAGTCGTTGACCGAGGAGGAGCTGGCGGAGAAACGTCGACTGTGGCGGGACGGGGACGAGGCCCTGCTCCGCGAGTTCGAGGAGTGGAAGGCCACCCAGCCGGAGGACTGACCCGACTCCGTGAACGCGGAGGTCAAGGACGTCAATGGCGGGAACGGCGGTTTCGGCGAATGGCGGGTGTCGGGCGAGCACCGGTCGGGCGCGGCGGGCCGACGGTGCTCAGAGGCGGGGAACGGTTCCCCCGAAACGGTCCCGCCCCGATGGAGAGATCGGCCCGACGGCCGGAGCCCGGCGGATCAGCGGCCGGAATGCTCGGCCAGCGGCTCCTCGCCGCGCAGCAGGGCGTGCACCTCGGACTCGCGGAACCGGCGATGTCCTCCGGGCGTGCGAATGCTGCTGATCCGGCCCGCCGCGGCCCATCGGGTCACCGTCTTGGGGTCGACCCTGAAGAGCGCGGCCACCTCTCCGGGGGTCAGCAGGCGCTCGCTGGTACTTTCCACGTTGTTCTCTCCCCCTTTGTCCCGCTCTCGGCGCGGGTGGACAGATTCTTAGTGTGCCGGGCGGAGACCGTTTTCTCCCTTGTTTTCGGAAAACATCACCGTGAGTAGCAGTCTGACCTGCATAGATCACGAGAAGTAAACGTGAGCTTCGGTCACGTCCGTCACTGCGGTCCGAAGGGTCCCGATGTGTCCCCCTTGGGGCCTCTGGTTACTCCTCCTTCGGTCCGCCGGGGATGACCGCATAGTCTCTGGGCCATGTCCGGAGTGACTCGACACGACGAGGCGGCGCAACGGGATCCGGCCGCCCCGGGACGGCATCGCGGTGCGCCCGGTCCCGAGTTGGTGACCGTGGCCGACATCGAGGACGCGGCGGCCCGACTCTCCGGGGTGTGCGTGCGCACTCCGCTGGTCCCGTTCCCGCTCACCGATCCGCCGCTGCTGGTGAAGGCCGAGTCGCTGCAGCCGATCGGGGCGTTCAAGCTCCGCGGCGCGTACAACGCGATCGCCCGGGTGCCCGAGGCGGACCGCGCGCGGGGTGTCGTGGCGCACTCCAGCGGCAACCACGCGCAGGCCGTCGCGCACACCGCGCGCCGGTTCGGCATCCCGGTGGTGCTGGTGGTCCCGCACACCACGCCCGAGGTCAAGGTGGACGCCTGCCGCCGGCTCGG
The DNA window shown above is from Thermomonospora umbrina and carries:
- a CDS encoding histidine phosphatase family protein; the protein is MSEKTIVHLLRHGEVHNPEGILYGRLPGYRLSEDGVLMAQSVAKWLTDRDVTALFSSPLERALETAAPIAETFDLPVTVEDRLIEAGNRFEGLTFGVGQGSLRRPAHWPFLVNPVRPSWGEPYTKIASRMKGAVIAAREAARGHEAVCVSHQLPIWTLRRFAERRRMWHHPRRRQCELASVTSLTFEDGRLVEVAYHEPAAGLVRRPTVPGA
- a CDS encoding PLDc N-terminal domain-containing protein, with amino-acid sequence MLYVLLGLITVGIWLFCLFDVLTTDEGGTRLLPKFGWFLIVLLGFMIGSALWLLVGRPRVPTGPSGTPGGPSPTSPGPRPAPPRGPDDDPDFLRGLERRIRGDE
- a CDS encoding TlpA family protein disulfide reductase, translating into MPRVTVAVVGAAVACALLAGCAGDSRANGGENRFIAGDGTARFTEAAERKAPLSVEGTTLDDKPLKLADLRGKVVVVNFWASWCAPCRGEAPTLQKLSTEHRPQGVEFVGIDVKDSKDQAKAMERTFEITYPSLFDGDARLTLAFREIPPNAIPSTLILDRAGRVAVRIIGPVTYSKLNPLINKIAAEK
- a CDS encoding BldC family transcriptional regulator, with amino-acid sequence MESTSERLLTPGEVAALFRVDPKTVTRWAAAGRISSIRTPGGHRRFRESEVHALLRGEEPLAEHSGR
- a CDS encoding cytochrome c biogenesis CcdA family protein, producing MTGSLLVAVPLAVLAGLVSFLSPCVLPLVPGYLSYVTGMSGVDLERESRGRLVAGAVLFIAGFTVVFVSAGLAFGGLGRWLLEYADPITKVLGVVTIVFGLAFMGFVPGLQRTMKATRLPAAGLAGAPVLGVLFGLGWTPCIGPTLAAVQALSFTEASAGRGALLSLAYCVGLGLPFVATALGYRRALGAFGAVKSRYRLVMRVGGGMLVTIGLLLVTGWWGDLTLEMKSWIGGFETVI
- the ccsB gene encoding c-type cytochrome biogenesis protein CcsB encodes the protein MPDSDLANLSDQLALGAVLLYVVAMVGYALDLGFGRRRATAETAEAEREAPAKVLVGAAAGATDAPRTAGAPPEDTPEAPERPEPRAERDWGRFAILISVLGWGSHLGMIVTRGWAAERWPWGNMYEFLAAIAFAAVTAYLVVLARYKARFLGAFVMLAAVIALGVATIWLYTPVGPLDPALKSYWIAIHVSAAIMATGAFTVAGVSTVLYVVRARRDTRRADGEPTSSLLPAADTLDRLAYKITMFAFPIWTFAITAGAIWADEAWGRYWGWDPKEIWSFVTWVIYAGYLHARATAGWKGRRAAVIGLVAFAALLFNFFGVNYLFSGMHSYAG
- a CDS encoding FHA domain-containing protein, producing the protein MRTIIVHSGRDASTILRLAPGEEITFGRGAPEQPVDLRVDDPAVSRMAGSVHAVEDYWRLSNRSRTATYVVENPEGGGEFVKVPPGRVGTPVPFEIAQVLLPVEGGWTKAFTVMAPEHTFAVSALGVTGEPTRLAHSLDPTAKYFLVLVALCEPRLRDPSSAVIPSVPQILSRLDGLGLTRSAVNFHIDYLAREKLRVKQPSHDASQGKADWQRGALISVALRFDLVRDEHLALLP
- the resB gene encoding cytochrome c biogenesis protein ResB yields the protein MTETQEPTAVRRVSQGREPRPKGLGPVGWLRWGWRQLTSMRTALILLFLVALGSVPGSILPQRGQAPEKVVEYLDEHRTTGPWLDRLSLFDVFAAPWFAAIYILLFVSLAGCVIPRSRHHWRAMRARPPAAPRVLSRLPQSTSYETERDADEVLAEARRLLRGRRFRVADGKGSVAAEKGYLGEIGNLLFHLALLVLLFAVGAGALFGYRGNIVLTEGGAFANSLAYYDQFTPGRQFDPDRMAPFSMRLDHFKVTFVEEGERRGRPLDFSARVYYRERPEAPEKFYNLRVNHPLAVGGAKIYLLNHGYAPQFTVRDGNGDIAYRGAMPFLPLEQRNLTSEGVIKVPDARPQQLAFQAVFWPTAVADTRNKQVLSAFPALLNPTVSLMTFRGDLGLDSGIPQSVYRIEGIGKTLQPVRGGSKLLRQGETFAIPGGGSITFDGAKEWISLSVNRDPGRLPALAAAIVAIVGLIGSFLVRRRRVWVRATPGEGGRTVVEVGGLTLGNPTPEFDDVVAALRRDDPQVRTGSDDKTEE